One Tepidibacillus fermentans DNA segment encodes these proteins:
- a CDS encoding glycogen/starch/alpha-glucan phosphorylase — MFLDKKRFKNAFLERLENMYGKNINESTTIEQFMVLGSMVKEHISKNWILTKKNYRERGEKQVYYLSIEFLLGRMLGTNLLNLGIREIVEEGLRDLDISLEKIEQQEPDPGLGNGGLGRLAACFLDSLASLHLPGHGCGIRYKYGLFEQKIVDGYQIELPDYWLREGNVWEVRRSDKAVEVRFGGNVWVEKVGERLVFHHENYESVLAVPYDIPVPGYKNKTVNTLRLWSAESAIKDFDFQCLNNRDYQKIIDYKRSTESISEFLYPDDSKEEGKILRLKQQYFLVSAGLQSIIRSYKKRHQDIHDLPNKVAIHINDTHPVLAIPELMRILMDEEGLEWDQAWSITTRTISYTNHTTLQEALERWPIDMMKTLLPRIYMIIEEINERFCRELWNKYPGEWDLIHQMAIIADGQVKMAHLAIVGSYQVNGVSKIHTEILKKQVMKNFYACFPYKFHNKTNGITHRRWLLKANPLLAKIISDTISPNWIEHPSDLNYLQNYAKDPSFQEQIFLVKKKNKISLSNYIQEKYNISVDPNSIFDVQVKRLHAYKRQLLNVFYIMDLYNRLKENPDLDIIPRTFIFGAKAAPGYFLAKRIIKLINTVATVINNDPTIHGKIKVIFIENYGVTLAEKIIPAADIGQQISTASKEASGTGNMKFMMNGALTLGTLDGANIEIKDEVGDNNIFIFGLTPQEVLHYYQQGGYRARDFYQSDPRLRKILDQLMNGFFLKEVVEFKFIYYSLLQENDEFFVLKDFAAYADTQQRIDQSYRDHKAWTEKSIINIAHSGIFSSDRTIYEYASGTWEIRPIFIP, encoded by the coding sequence ATGTTTCTTGATAAGAAGAGGTTTAAAAACGCTTTTTTAGAGCGTTTAGAGAATATGTACGGAAAGAATATCAATGAATCGACAACTATTGAACAATTCATGGTTTTAGGAAGTATGGTCAAAGAACATATCAGTAAGAATTGGATTTTGACTAAAAAGAATTACCGTGAAAGAGGTGAAAAACAAGTCTATTATCTATCGATTGAATTTTTGCTTGGCCGCATGTTGGGGACAAATTTGCTAAATTTGGGAATTCGTGAAATTGTTGAAGAAGGATTAAGGGATTTAGACATTTCTCTCGAAAAAATTGAGCAACAAGAGCCCGATCCTGGCTTAGGGAATGGTGGATTAGGTAGATTAGCTGCATGCTTTCTTGATTCGTTGGCTTCTTTACATTTACCTGGTCACGGATGTGGAATTCGTTATAAATATGGGCTTTTTGAACAAAAAATTGTGGATGGATACCAGATCGAACTACCTGATTACTGGTTAAGAGAAGGGAACGTTTGGGAAGTCAGGCGATCAGATAAAGCAGTAGAAGTTCGCTTTGGTGGAAATGTATGGGTCGAAAAAGTAGGGGAGCGTTTAGTATTTCACCATGAAAACTATGAATCGGTTCTTGCCGTCCCTTACGACATTCCAGTACCAGGTTATAAGAATAAAACAGTAAATACTTTACGATTATGGAGTGCCGAATCAGCGATAAAAGATTTTGATTTTCAATGTTTAAATAACCGAGACTATCAAAAGATTATAGATTATAAGCGCTCTACAGAATCGATTTCAGAGTTTCTTTATCCAGATGATAGTAAGGAAGAAGGCAAGATTCTTCGTTTAAAACAACAATATTTTCTTGTATCAGCAGGTCTTCAAAGTATTATTCGTAGTTATAAAAAAAGGCATCAAGACATTCATGATCTTCCAAATAAAGTAGCTATTCATATCAATGATACCCATCCCGTATTAGCGATTCCCGAACTAATGAGAATTCTAATGGATGAAGAAGGTTTAGAATGGGATCAAGCATGGTCGATCACAACGAGAACCATTTCCTATACGAATCACACAACGCTCCAAGAAGCCCTTGAGCGATGGCCAATCGATATGATGAAAACCTTATTACCAAGAATCTATATGATCATCGAAGAGATTAATGAACGATTTTGTCGAGAATTATGGAATAAATACCCTGGTGAATGGGATCTTATCCATCAAATGGCAATCATCGCAGATGGGCAAGTGAAAATGGCACATCTCGCAATTGTTGGGAGCTATCAGGTAAATGGGGTATCAAAAATTCATACAGAAATCTTAAAGAAACAAGTAATGAAGAACTTTTATGCATGTTTCCCTTATAAGTTTCACAATAAAACAAACGGAATTACGCATCGAAGATGGTTACTAAAGGCAAATCCATTATTAGCGAAAATCATCTCCGATACGATTAGCCCGAATTGGATTGAACATCCATCCGATTTGAATTATCTACAAAATTACGCAAAAGACCCATCCTTTCAAGAGCAAATCTTCCTAGTTAAAAAGAAAAATAAAATCTCACTATCCAATTACATTCAGGAAAAATATAATATTTCCGTTGATCCTAATTCAATTTTTGATGTGCAAGTGAAACGACTTCATGCATACAAACGACAACTATTAAATGTATTTTATATTATGGACCTCTATAATCGTTTAAAAGAGAATCCTGATCTTGATATTATTCCTCGGACATTTATTTTTGGGGCTAAGGCTGCGCCAGGATACTTTTTGGCAAAAAGAATTATTAAGTTAATCAATACCGTTGCCACAGTTATAAACAATGATCCAACGATTCATGGGAAAATCAAAGTAATTTTTATAGAGAATTACGGTGTTACACTGGCAGAAAAAATTATTCCAGCTGCTGACATTGGACAACAAATTTCAACAGCAAGTAAAGAGGCTTCAGGAACGGGCAATATGAAATTTATGATGAATGGAGCATTAACACTTGGAACATTAGATGGAGCAAATATCGAAATAAAAGATGAAGTAGGGGATAATAATATCTTTATTTTCGGTTTAACCCCACAAGAAGTGTTACATTATTATCAACAAGGTGGATATCGAGCAAGGGATTTTTATCAAAGCGATCCTCGTTTGCGAAAAATCTTAGATCAACTCATGAACGGTTTCTTTTTAAAAGAAGTTGTTGAATTTAAATTCATCTACTATTCCTTACTACAAGAAAATGATGAATTTTTTGTTCTCAAAGATTTTGCAGCTTATGCTGATACACAGCAACGAATCGACCAATCTTACCGAGATCATAAGGCTTGGACAGAAAAAAGTATTATCAATATTGCTCATTCTGGAATTTTTTCTAGTGATCGAACGATTTACGAATACGCTTCTGGAACCTGGGAGATTCGTCCCATTTTTATTCCGTAA
- the glgA gene encoding glycogen synthase GlgA, with amino-acid sequence MNVLFVASEGVPFIKTGGLADVIGSLPKELKKQRIEVRVFLPNYKQIPQDYKEKMVLKKTLQVPLGWRNQYCGILEYIYQDVTYYFIDNQYYFYRDRIYGYNGSFDEAERFVFFSRAVLEALPYIDFQPQIIHLHEWQTALTSVFLKAYYQHHDFYKNIRTVFTIHNLKYQGIFPRSILGDLFDLQEEFFTMDGIEFYGQVNFLKGGLAFSDKITTVSRTYAKEIQYPYFGEALDGILRKRNNDLYGILNGIDEEVYNPATDPHLFVQYDDHSIELKTKNKIRLQEELSLPIRPDIPMIAIVSRLVAQKGLDLIVHVLDELLSEDIQLVILGTGERHYEEIFLDAMIRYPHKLSVHTFFDEGLARQIYAASDLFLMPSLFEPCGLSQLIALRYHSIPIVRETGGLKDTVQSYNEFTKEGNGFSFTNYNAHDMLYTVRRAIHLYYDKENWTYIHNNIAKLDNSWKASAKQYIDLYHHLLQG; translated from the coding sequence ATGAATGTACTTTTTGTTGCTTCTGAAGGTGTACCTTTTATCAAAACAGGCGGCTTAGCAGATGTGATCGGATCTTTACCAAAAGAATTAAAAAAACAAAGGATAGAGGTCCGTGTTTTTTTACCCAACTATAAACAAATTCCTCAAGATTATAAAGAGAAAATGGTATTAAAAAAAACATTACAGGTTCCCTTGGGTTGGAGAAATCAATATTGTGGAATTTTAGAGTATATCTATCAGGATGTTACTTATTATTTTATTGATAATCAGTATTACTTTTATCGTGACAGAATTTATGGGTATAATGGTTCCTTTGATGAAGCGGAACGTTTTGTTTTTTTTAGTCGAGCAGTTTTAGAAGCACTTCCATACATAGATTTTCAACCACAAATTATCCATTTGCATGAATGGCAAACTGCTTTAACTAGCGTTTTTCTTAAGGCATATTATCAACATCATGATTTCTATAAAAATATACGTACAGTATTTACCATTCATAATTTGAAATATCAAGGGATTTTTCCCAGGTCCATATTAGGGGATCTATTTGACTTACAAGAAGAGTTTTTCACAATGGATGGGATTGAGTTTTACGGACAGGTTAATTTTTTAAAAGGAGGATTAGCTTTTTCTGATAAGATTACAACGGTAAGTCGAACCTACGCTAAGGAGATTCAATATCCTTATTTTGGTGAAGCTTTAGATGGAATTCTTCGAAAGAGAAATAATGATTTGTATGGGATATTAAATGGGATCGATGAGGAAGTGTATAACCCTGCTACAGATCCCCATCTTTTTGTTCAATATGATGATCATTCTATTGAGCTAAAAACGAAAAACAAAATACGTTTACAAGAAGAGTTATCATTACCCATCCGTCCAGATATTCCAATGATCGCAATCGTATCAAGGCTTGTAGCACAAAAAGGGTTGGATTTAATCGTTCATGTTTTAGATGAACTCTTATCAGAAGATATTCAACTTGTCATTCTAGGTACAGGTGAACGTCATTACGAAGAGATTTTTTTAGATGCGATGATTCGTTATCCTCATAAATTATCCGTACATACATTCTTTGATGAAGGTTTAGCCAGACAAATTTATGCGGCGTCTGATTTATTCTTAATGCCTTCATTATTTGAACCTTGTGGGTTAAGTCAATTAATTGCTCTTCGTTACCACTCTATTCCAATTGTTCGGGAAACAGGGGGTTTAAAGGATACCGTTCAATCTTATAATGAATTTACAAAAGAAGGAAACGGGTTTAGTTTTACAAATTATAATGCTCATGACATGCTCTACACTGTTCGAAGGGCGATTCACCTTTACTATGATAAGGAAAATTGGACTTATATTCATAATAATATTGCAAAGCTAGATAACAGTTGGAAAGCATCAGCGAAACAATATATCGATCTCTATCATCACTTGCTTCAGGGATAA
- the glgD gene encoding glucose-1-phosphate adenylyltransferase subunit GlgD → MEEVMGVINLSNDRDQLNELTFHRSSASVPFGGRYRLIDFTLSNMVNSGIRDVSVFISNKYRSLMDHLGTGAEWDLDRKRGGLFILPPSFEHTSSPFKGDLQHFQDHIDFFYRGQQKYVILTGGNLVANMDFRPAFEYHQVSGADITVIYKKLDPDLDDDQSYRKMEIDEHRRIITIENESNRLKSNKSSLEIYIIEKQLLLDMIHTNTENGKYDFLQHCIIDNLHQLKIFGFEHKGYAVKIDSIESYYRHNLKLLSESHWHNLFSEPGPIYTKTKDEPPAKYLDGAEVSNSIVANGCLIEGKVENSILFRGVKVHKGAIIKNSIIMQKSEIGENTIIENVILDKEVFISPERKLIGTKDKPLVLGKKSMI, encoded by the coding sequence ATGGAAGAAGTAATGGGAGTCATTAATCTAAGTAATGATAGAGATCAATTAAATGAGCTAACTTTTCATCGTTCGAGCGCATCTGTCCCTTTTGGTGGAAGATATCGACTGATTGATTTTACATTATCAAATATGGTGAATTCTGGAATACGGGACGTTTCTGTCTTTATATCCAATAAATACCGTTCATTAATGGATCATTTAGGAACAGGAGCAGAATGGGATCTGGATCGTAAACGAGGAGGATTATTTATCTTACCTCCATCTTTTGAACATACTTCGAGTCCTTTTAAAGGGGATTTGCAACATTTTCAAGATCATATTGATTTCTTTTATCGCGGCCAGCAAAAGTACGTAATATTGACAGGCGGGAACCTAGTGGCAAATATGGATTTTCGTCCGGCTTTTGAATATCATCAAGTGTCAGGAGCAGATATTACTGTGATCTATAAGAAGCTAGATCCAGATCTTGATGACGACCAATCTTATAGAAAAATGGAAATAGATGAACATAGACGAATCATTACGATAGAAAATGAATCAAATCGACTTAAATCGAACAAAAGTTCTTTAGAGATATATATCATCGAAAAACAGCTTTTGCTAGATATGATTCATACAAATACAGAAAATGGAAAATATGATTTTCTACAGCATTGTATTATTGATAATCTCCATCAATTAAAAATATTTGGTTTTGAACATAAAGGGTATGCGGTAAAAATCGATTCGATCGAAAGCTACTACCGACATAATCTAAAATTATTGTCAGAAAGCCATTGGCATAATTTGTTTTCAGAGCCAGGTCCTATTTATACAAAAACAAAAGATGAACCACCTGCAAAATATCTAGATGGTGCAGAAGTATCTAATTCAATTGTGGCAAATGGTTGTTTAATTGAGGGAAAAGTTGAAAACAGTATTCTCTTTCGAGGTGTAAAGGTACACAAAGGAGCAATCATTAAAAATAGTATCATCATGCAAAAGTCCGAAATTGGGGAAAACACGATAATTGAGAATGTAATCTTAGACAAGGAAGTTTTTATCTCACCTGAGAGAAAGTTAATAGGGACAAAAGATAAACCACTGGTACTTGGGAAAAAGAGTATGATTTAG
- a CDS encoding glucose-1-phosphate adenylyltransferase, whose protein sequence is MYQKEVVAMLLAGGEGKRLGVLTNRQAKPAVPFGGKYRIIDFALSNCTHSGIETVGVLTQYEPLILNSYIGIGSHWDLDRNRGGVTVLPPFVQQDGGRWYKGTANAIYQNIAFIERYNPRYVLIISGDHIYKMNYSHMLKYHIEKNAELSIAGIEVPWEEASRFGIMNIDPSTRIRSFEEKPIQPKNNLASMGIYIFNWDVLRSYLIKDENNPNSSNDFGKDIIPMMLQEKRKIYAYPFNGYWKDVGTIESLWSANMDLLSNHPSLDLNDYHWRIRSSNTNYPPQYIGSSAKIKNSLINEGSRVYGEVDHSVIFYGVHVGKGSIIKDSVIMPNVQIGENVMIYNAIIGEGTIIKDGCRIRSENGKITLIEEKTQIFGSPQVEDIHAVNINS, encoded by the coding sequence ATGTACCAAAAAGAAGTTGTGGCTATGCTTTTAGCAGGTGGGGAGGGAAAACGGTTAGGAGTTCTTACAAATAGACAAGCAAAACCTGCAGTTCCTTTTGGCGGAAAATATAGGATTATCGATTTTGCATTAAGTAATTGTACCCATTCTGGAATAGAAACAGTTGGTGTTTTAACGCAATATGAACCATTAATATTGAATTCTTATATTGGTATTGGAAGTCATTGGGATCTGGATCGGAATCGGGGGGGAGTAACTGTTTTACCTCCATTTGTACAACAAGATGGGGGAAGATGGTATAAAGGAACAGCAAATGCCATTTATCAAAACATTGCTTTTATCGAACGCTATAATCCTCGGTATGTTCTTATAATCTCTGGGGATCACATTTACAAAATGAATTATTCACATATGCTCAAATATCATATTGAGAAAAATGCAGAATTATCGATAGCTGGTATTGAGGTTCCATGGGAGGAAGCTAGCCGATTTGGCATCATGAATATCGATCCTAGTACCCGTATTCGGTCATTCGAAGAAAAACCGATACAACCAAAGAATAACCTTGCATCCATGGGCATTTATATTTTTAATTGGGATGTTTTACGTTCTTATTTGATAAAAGATGAAAATAACCCAAATTCAAGTAATGATTTTGGGAAAGATATCATTCCGATGATGTTGCAAGAGAAAAGGAAAATATATGCTTACCCATTTAATGGGTATTGGAAAGATGTTGGAACAATTGAAAGTTTATGGAGTGCCAATATGGATTTATTATCCAACCATCCTAGTTTAGATTTAAATGATTACCATTGGAGAATTCGTTCATCTAATACAAATTATCCCCCACAATATATTGGATCAAGTGCAAAAATTAAAAACTCATTAATTAATGAAGGTAGCCGTGTTTATGGTGAAGTCGACCATTCTGTTATTTTTTATGGTGTTCATGTAGGCAAAGGTAGCATCATAAAGGACTCGGTCATTATGCCAAATGTACAGATTGGAGAAAATGTCATGATTTACAATGCGATTATTGGAGAAGGTACGATTATTAAAGATGGTTGTCGAATTAGAAGTGAAAATGGGAAAATTACTTTGATTGAAGAAAAAACACAAATTTTTGGCTCGCCTCAAGTAGAAGATATTCATGCAGTTAATATAAATTCATAA
- the glgB gene encoding 1,4-alpha-glucan branching protein GlgB, translating to MVDPLHPSETDLYLFHEGNLFHSYKMLGAHLIKYKGVQGARFMVWAPNARMVRVVGDFNQWNGERHLMQRINDSGLWIIFIPGLKNGDLYKYEIITEKEIILKADPYAFLSEQRPNTASIIYSLDGYCWNDEDWMQKKKIRSIYHQPLLIYEVHLGSWKKKNGEFYTYRELADELIGYVVNLGYTHIEILPIAEHPYDQSWGYQITGYYSITSRYGMPHDFMYFVDQCHQKGIGVILDWVPSHFAKDSHGLRCFDGTPLYEYADPKKAEKPSWGTLSFDYGKPEILSFLISNLIFFIKEYHIDGFRVDAVSSMLYLDFDKKGGEWVPNQYGGNENLEAISFLRKLNEVVFKYDPTTLMIAEESTAWPMVSAPTYLGGLGFNFKWNMGWMNDMLRYMEMDPIYRKYHHHLITFSFFYAFSENFILPLSHDEVVHGKRSLLNKMPGSYWDKFASLRLLYGYMMAHPGKKILFMGGEFAQFDEWKDQSQLDWNLLDFEFHYKMKQFVKELNHFYRRESALWELDHTEKGFEWIDPHDVSQSIITFMRKGKKKGDWIIVVCNFTPMVYEHYRIGVPTLGEYIEIFNTNEEKYGGNGLTNQNQYLMAEELKWHNQPYSLEIKISPLSCQFFKVSRIQKEIGRLKYVPKRSCGYAFSRWGGKTVRSSYK from the coding sequence ATGGTAGATCCTCTTCATCCAAGCGAAACAGACTTGTACTTATTTCACGAAGGGAACTTGTTTCACAGCTATAAAATGCTAGGTGCACACCTGATCAAGTACAAAGGAGTGCAGGGAGCCCGGTTTATGGTTTGGGCTCCAAATGCAAGAATGGTTCGAGTAGTTGGTGACTTTAATCAGTGGAATGGTGAACGGCACCTTATGCAAAGGATTAATGATTCAGGATTATGGATCATTTTTATTCCTGGATTAAAAAATGGTGATTTGTACAAATATGAAATTATTACTGAAAAGGAAATAATTTTAAAAGCTGATCCGTATGCTTTTTTGTCTGAACAAAGACCCAATACAGCTTCAATTATTTACTCTCTTGATGGTTATTGCTGGAATGATGAAGACTGGATGCAAAAGAAGAAAATCCGATCCATCTATCATCAACCTCTACTGATTTATGAAGTCCATCTTGGCTCTTGGAAAAAAAAGAATGGTGAATTCTATACTTATCGAGAATTAGCCGACGAATTGATTGGTTATGTCGTCAATCTTGGTTATACCCACATTGAAATTCTGCCAATAGCCGAACATCCCTATGACCAATCTTGGGGTTACCAGATAACCGGCTATTATTCTATTACAAGCCGTTATGGTATGCCGCATGACTTTATGTATTTTGTTGACCAATGTCATCAGAAGGGGATCGGTGTCATTCTTGATTGGGTACCTAGCCATTTTGCCAAGGATTCTCATGGGTTACGATGTTTTGATGGTACTCCTTTATATGAATATGCAGACCCTAAAAAGGCAGAAAAGCCAAGTTGGGGAACGTTAAGTTTTGACTATGGTAAACCGGAAATTCTTAGTTTTCTTATTTCTAATTTAATTTTTTTCATAAAGGAATATCATATTGATGGATTTCGGGTAGATGCGGTTTCTAGCATGCTTTACTTGGATTTTGATAAAAAAGGCGGGGAATGGGTTCCCAATCAATATGGTGGCAATGAAAATCTTGAAGCTATTTCATTCTTACGAAAATTAAACGAAGTCGTTTTTAAATATGATCCAACCACATTAATGATTGCAGAGGAATCAACAGCATGGCCAATGGTTAGCGCACCAACTTATCTTGGTGGATTAGGTTTTAACTTTAAATGGAATATGGGTTGGATGAACGATATGTTGCGGTATATGGAAATGGACCCGATTTACCGAAAATATCATCACCATTTAATCACTTTTTCTTTCTTCTATGCTTTTAGCGAAAATTTCATCCTTCCATTATCTCATGATGAAGTAGTTCATGGGAAACGTTCTCTATTAAATAAAATGCCTGGTTCCTATTGGGACAAATTTGCTAGTTTACGACTCCTGTATGGATATATGATGGCTCATCCAGGGAAAAAGATTCTGTTTATGGGTGGAGAGTTTGCTCAATTTGATGAATGGAAGGACCAATCTCAACTAGATTGGAATTTGCTAGATTTTGAATTCCACTACAAGATGAAACAGTTTGTCAAAGAATTAAATCATTTTTATCGTCGTGAATCAGCTTTATGGGAATTGGATCATACAGAAAAAGGATTTGAGTGGATTGATCCTCACGATGTGAGTCAAAGTATCATCACTTTTATGAGAAAAGGGAAGAAAAAAGGAGATTGGATCATCGTTGTTTGTAATTTTACACCGATGGTTTATGAACACTATCGGATTGGCGTTCCTACTTTGGGAGAATATATCGAAATTTTTAACACGAATGAAGAAAAGTATGGCGGTAATGGTTTAACAAATCAAAATCAATACTTAATGGCTGAAGAATTAAAGTGGCACAACCAACCCTACAGTCTAGAAATCAAAATTTCACCATTATCCTGTCAATTTTTTAAGGTTTCACGAATTCAAAAGGAAATTGGGAGGTTGAAATATGTACCAAAAAGAAGTTGTGGCTATGCTTTTAGCAGGTGGGGAGGGAAAACGGTTAGGAGTTCTTACAAATAG